The sequence CCCCTTGGGTCGGGCACCGAATGCCTGGTCGCCGCGCCGGGCTATGCGGAGGCGCTGGCCCGGCTGCCCGCGGTGGGCACGGCGGCCACCGCGGCGTGCTCCGGCGCGACCAGCAACCAGGTTCCGCACCAGGTGTCGGCCGCACGGGAGCTGGGGGTCCTCGGCAAGCAGACCGAGCTCGTCACCGTCACCGCCGGCGCCAACGACATCCATTACGAAGGCATCATCGCGGCCTGTGCCCTGGGCACCGTTACTTTCTGCCGGGCTGCCGTCGATGCGGCGGTGGTGACGGCACGCATCAAGGTGGCACCCCGGCTTGCCGCCGACTACCGGCTGATCCACCGGGCCGCCCCTCGTGCCGATATCGCCGCGATCGGGTATCCGCACTTGTTCGCCGACGGCGGCGCCGGGCCGGTGATGAGCGCGGACGCAGCCGCCGTGTTCAATGACGGAGTTGACGAACTCAACGGCATCATTGAACAGGCCACCCGGACATCGCCGCGCACGCTTTACGTGGATGTAGTGGACGACTTCGAGGGCCACGAGATCGGTTCGCCGGACCCCTGGATCAACCTGGACTCCTACCCGGCGGCCGACGGCACGGACTTCCACCCCACGGCCGAAGGTTATGCCCAGGGCTACGCCGCCGCCGTGGCCGCCGAGGTGAAGTCCCTCAGCCGCTAGTCAGCTGTCCCAGCTGAAGAAGCCCTTGCCGGTCTTGCGGCCGAGCTCGCCCTTGGCCACCTTGTCCCGCAGGATCTGCGGCGGGGCGAAACGGTCGCCCAGCGTGGTGTGCAGGTACTCCGCGATGCCCAGCCGGATGTCCAGGCCCACGATGTCCGTGGTCTTGAGCGGGCCGACGGGATGCTTGTACCCGAGGACCATGGCGGCGTCGATGTCCTCGGCGGAGGCCACGCCTTCCTCCACCATCCGCATGGCTTCCAGGGCGATGGCCACGCCGAGGCGGGAGGAGGCAAAACCGGGGGCATCGTGGACAACGACCGCGGTCTTCCCCAGGGCTTCGACCCACCCCTTGGAAGCGGCGGCCAGTTCCGTAGAGGTCTGCGGCGCCAGGACGACCTCGACCAGCTGCGAGGCCGGGACCGGGTTGAAGAAGTGCAGGCCGCAGAAGCTGCCCGGACGCTGGAGCTGTTCGGCGAGCTTGCCGATGGACAGCGACGAGGTATTGGTGGCCAGCCACGCCGTCGGCGCCAGCTGCCCCTCGACGGCCTTCAGGGCCGTCGACTTCAGCTCGAAGTCCTCCGGCACGGCTTCGACAACAAGGCCGCACGGGCCGAAAGCGGCGTAGTCGACGGAAACGGCCAGCCGCTTCGTCAGTCCCTCGATGGTTTCCGTGGTGGTGCCGCGCTCCACGCTCTTGAGCAGCGCATCGGTCACGCGGCGGCGGGCGCCTTCGGCCGCGTCCTCGTCGCGTTCAACGACGACGACGCTGGCACCGGCGGTCAGGAAGGCATGCGCGATGCCGGCTCCCATCCGCCCGCCGCCCAGCACGCCGACTTTTTCCGGCACTGATTGCACTGCGTTCATTTCTTCTTGTCTTTCTTCTTGTCCAGGAAGGCCTGCATGCGGTCGAACTTCGCCTCGGATTCGAACAGAATCCCCTGGGCGATCGTGTCGATCACCGGATGGACCTCGCGCGGGGTATGGAAAACACTCTTGGTGATGCGCACGGCCAGAGGGTCCTGGGCCCCGATCCGGTCCGCCAACGCGTGGGCCGCGCCGATGAGCTGCCCGGCCGGATGGATCTCCGTAACCAGCCGGGCGGCCAGGGCCTCCTCGGCATTGAGGATCCGGCCGGCGAGCAGGATCTCCTTGGCCAGCGGCTCCCCCACGAGTTCCTTCAGCCGCCAGGTCGCCCCGGCGGCCGCCATGATGCCGAGGTTGGTCTCCGGCTGGCCGATCTTGACGGTGTCCGTCGCGATGCGGAAGTCGGCCGCGTAGGCCAGTTCGGCCCCGCCGCCCAGTGCGAAGCCGTCCAGCGCGGCGATGACCGGCATGGGCAGTTGCGCGATCCGGTTGAAGATCGTGGAGTTGATGCCCGCAAGCGCGTCCTCGCGGCGCCGCTCCCGCAGCTGCCCGATGTCAGCCCCGGAGGCGAAGATGCCCTTGCCGTTGACTTCGGTGCCGGACATGATCAGGATCCGCGGCTCGCGCTCGAGGACCGAGCAGGCTGCGTGCAGCTCGTCGACCATGGCCTGGTCGATCGCGTTGCGGACCTCGGGCCGGTTCAGCTTCAGGTGGACGCGGTCGTCGCGCTCATCGACCAGCAGCGTCTTGAATTCGTGGGAGGCGAAGAGCATCAGACCCGCTCAACGATCATCGAGGTGCCCTGGCCAACGCCAACGCACATCGTGGCGAGGCCGCGGCGGGCGTCCTCACGCTCCATGCGGCCCAGCAGGGTGACCACCAGACGCGAGCCGCTGGAACCCAGCGGATGGCCCAAAGCGATCGCGCCGCCGTCGTTGTTCACGATTCCCTGGTCCAGCTTCAGCTCGCGCAGCACCGCCAGCGACTGGGTGGCGAAGGCCTCGTTCAACTCGACGGCGCCGAGGTCGTCGATGCTCCAGCCGGCGCGCTCCAGCACCTTCCGGGTGGCCGGGACGGGCCCGACGCCCATGATCTCGGGGGCGACGCCGGCGGATGCGCCGTCGACAACCCGTGCCCGCGGGGTAAGGCCGAACTTCTGCACCGCGGCCTCGGAGGCGACGACGAT is a genomic window of Arthrobacter sp. Marseille-P9274 containing:
- a CDS encoding SGNH/GDSL hydrolase family protein; its protein translation is MVPEVDYRAGKSLRTAMLAALSAAALAGAAASPAAAGPKTMDLVALGDSYSAGVGAGPLQESPLGSGTECLVAAPGYAEALARLPAVGTAATAACSGATSNQVPHQVSAARELGVLGKQTELVTVTAGANDIHYEGIIAACALGTVTFCRAAVDAAVVTARIKVAPRLAADYRLIHRAAPRADIAAIGYPHLFADGGAGPVMSADAAAVFNDGVDELNGIIEQATRTSPRTLYVDVVDDFEGHEIGSPDPWINLDSYPAADGTDFHPTAEGYAQGYAAAVAAEVKSLSR
- a CDS encoding enoyl-CoA hydratase/isomerase family protein encodes the protein MLFASHEFKTLLVDERDDRVHLKLNRPEVRNAIDQAMVDELHAACSVLEREPRILIMSGTEVNGKGIFASGADIGQLRERRREDALAGINSTIFNRIAQLPMPVIAALDGFALGGGAELAYAADFRIATDTVKIGQPETNLGIMAAAGATWRLKELVGEPLAKEILLAGRILNAEEALAARLVTEIHPAGQLIGAAHALADRIGAQDPLAVRITKSVFHTPREVHPVIDTIAQGILFESEAKFDRMQAFLDKKKDKKK
- a CDS encoding 3-hydroxyacyl-CoA dehydrogenase family protein — translated: MNAVQSVPEKVGVLGGGRMGAGIAHAFLTAGASVVVVERDEDAAEGARRRVTDALLKSVERGTTTETIEGLTKRLAVSVDYAAFGPCGLVVEAVPEDFELKSTALKAVEGQLAPTAWLATNTSSLSIGKLAEQLQRPGSFCGLHFFNPVPASQLVEVVLAPQTSTELAAASKGWVEALGKTAVVVHDAPGFASSRLGVAIALEAMRMVEEGVASAEDIDAAMVLGYKHPVGPLKTTDIVGLDIRLGIAEYLHTTLGDRFAPPQILRDKVAKGELGRKTGKGFFSWDS